The following are encoded in a window of Candidatus Paceibacterota bacterium genomic DNA:
- a CDS encoding phosphoadenosine phosphosulfate reductase family protein gives MNPEQLAHWNTELRHQSPCEITRWAIAQAGGRAIVSTNFRPYEAVILHLCVQEQPDIPVLWVDHGYNRPATYRHAERLRALLGLNLSAFLPRISAAHRDAVWGPLPALDDESGLKEFSTRMKIEPFQRGMRELAPTHWLTALRRVQNTNRAGLDIVSLDPNFGTLKVSPLFYCSDADLELYLAEHNLPNEWDYFDPAKADEKRECGLHAAWGGKLVGTARR, from the coding sequence ATGAACCCTGAGCAACTTGCTCATTGGAACACTGAACTCCGTCACCAATCTCCGTGCGAGATCACCCGCTGGGCCATCGCACAGGCGGGCGGGCGCGCGATTGTCTCAACCAACTTCCGCCCCTACGAAGCCGTGATTTTACACCTCTGCGTGCAGGAGCAGCCCGACATCCCGGTGCTCTGGGTGGACCACGGCTACAATCGCCCCGCGACCTACAGACACGCCGAACGGCTGCGCGCCCTGCTGGGGCTGAACCTCAGCGCTTTCCTGCCCCGCATCAGCGCCGCCCACCGGGATGCAGTGTGGGGACCACTCCCCGCCCTGGATGACGAATCAGGCCTGAAGGAATTCAGCACACGGATGAAAATCGAGCCCTTCCAACGCGGCATGAGAGAACTGGCCCCCACCCACTGGCTCACCGCGCTGCGCCGCGTGCAAAACACGAATCGCGCCGGCCTGGACATCGTGTCGCTCGACCCGAACTTCGGCACGCTTAAGGTCAGCCCGCTGTTCTACTGTAGCGACGCGGACTTGGAGTTGTATCTCGCAGAACACAACCTCCCCAATGAGTGGGATTACTTCGATCCTGCCAAGGCCGACGAGAAGCGCGAGTGCGGGCTGCACGCGGCATGGGGCGGCAAGTTGGTGGGCACGGCGCGGCGCTGA
- a CDS encoding NADPH-dependent assimilatory sulfite reductase hemoprotein subunit, translating to MSESTAILKASPVEVAKASDPTLSGTIAQTLADGQADHFGEDDLVFLKSHGIYQQDDRDLRKTGKKFIFMVRCRIPGGRLTPDQYLTCDRLAARYANDTLRVTSRQGLQFHGVVKGGLRALVKEINGALLGTLAACGDNNRNVMAPPTPACSALGLQVQEHARQVAAALLPKTSAYHSIWIDGQALDLEEPAHKNFVDPLYGKAYLPRKFKVAFVVPPRNDIDIFTNCCGFIAIGNDGGDLAGYNLTAGGGMGRSHGNEQTFPRLADVIGFLPPDKVVDVAGAVLTIHRDFGDRANRKHARLKYVLEDRGVGWFREELERRVKFRLAEPRLFKFEKQGDAFGWNRQADGRLFLGLFVETGRIRDHDGRRLKTALREVVTRYQPEIHLTPANNVVLVNLAETLRTEIDSLFAAHGVQTAPQHQGSILRRASMACVALPTCGLALAEAERYLPGLITRLERSLAETGLSGQEITIRMTGCPNGCARPYVAEVGFVGKAPGRYQIWLGGNEACTRVNRLYRDMVKDPDIVSELRPLFVRYAQERLPEERFGDWVARVLWHEQPTPTL from the coding sequence ATGAGTGAATCCACTGCTATTCTCAAGGCGTCGCCGGTCGAGGTGGCAAAGGCAAGCGACCCGACCCTGAGCGGCACGATTGCTCAGACGCTGGCCGACGGGCAGGCCGACCACTTTGGAGAGGACGACTTGGTCTTCCTGAAGTCCCACGGCATCTACCAGCAGGACGACCGGGACCTGCGCAAGACGGGCAAGAAGTTCATCTTCATGGTGCGCTGCCGCATTCCCGGCGGCCGGCTCACCCCCGACCAGTACCTGACTTGCGATCGGCTCGCCGCCCGGTACGCGAACGACACCCTGCGGGTGACTTCGCGCCAGGGATTGCAGTTCCACGGTGTCGTCAAAGGCGGCCTGCGGGCGCTGGTTAAGGAGATTAATGGCGCGTTGCTGGGCACGCTGGCCGCGTGCGGGGACAACAACCGCAATGTCATGGCGCCGCCGACGCCAGCCTGCAGCGCGCTGGGGCTGCAGGTGCAGGAACACGCGCGGCAGGTTGCCGCCGCGCTATTGCCCAAAACCAGTGCCTACCATTCCATCTGGATTGATGGTCAGGCGCTGGACCTGGAGGAGCCGGCTCACAAGAACTTTGTTGACCCCCTTTACGGCAAAGCCTACCTGCCGCGTAAGTTCAAGGTTGCCTTTGTGGTCCCGCCCCGGAATGACATCGACATCTTCACCAACTGCTGTGGCTTCATCGCCATCGGTAACGACGGCGGCGACCTCGCCGGCTACAATCTCACCGCGGGTGGCGGCATGGGCCGGAGCCATGGCAACGAGCAAACCTTCCCGCGGCTGGCCGATGTGATCGGCTTTTTGCCGCCGGACAAGGTGGTGGATGTGGCCGGGGCGGTGCTGACCATCCACCGCGACTTTGGCGACCGTGCCAACCGCAAACACGCGCGGCTCAAGTACGTGCTCGAGGATCGGGGCGTGGGGTGGTTCCGCGAGGAACTGGAGCGCCGGGTAAAATTCCGGTTGGCTGAACCGAGGCTCTTCAAGTTTGAGAAGCAGGGCGATGCGTTCGGCTGGAACCGGCAGGCGGACGGGCGGCTGTTCCTCGGCTTGTTCGTGGAGACTGGTCGCATCAGGGACCACGACGGCCGGCGGTTGAAAACGGCTTTGCGGGAGGTGGTCACCAGGTATCAGCCCGAGATTCATCTCACCCCCGCCAACAACGTGGTGCTGGTGAATTTGGCCGAGACGCTGCGGACTGAGATTGACAGTCTCTTCGCGGCTCATGGGGTGCAGACCGCACCTCAGCATCAAGGCAGCATTCTGCGGCGCGCCTCGATGGCTTGCGTGGCGCTCCCGACTTGCGGCCTGGCGCTGGCGGAGGCCGAGCGCTACCTCCCGGGTTTGATTACCCGCCTGGAGAGATCGCTGGCGGAAACGGGGCTGAGCGGGCAGGAGATCACAATTCGCATGACCGGCTGCCCGAACGGCTGCGCGCGGCCTTACGTGGCCGAGGTGGGATTCGTCGGCAAGGCGCCCGGCCGCTACCAGATTTGGCTCGGCGGCAATGAGGCCTGCACCCGCGTCAACCGGCTTTATCGCGATATGGTGAAAGACCCGGATATCGTCAGCGAACTGCGCCCGCTCTTTGTTCGCTACGCGCAGGAACGGCTGCCGGAGGAACGTTTCGGCGACTGGGTCGCCCGCGTGCTCTGGCACGAACAGCCGACTCCAACCCTTTGA
- the cysD gene encoding sulfate adenylyltransferase subunit CysD, protein MHSYHLDHLQYLETEAIHVMREVAAEFERPALLFSGGKDSICLLRLAEKAFRPSDIPMPLLNIDTGHHFPELNEFRDRRAAELGCKLIVRTVESAIANGTAVPAPGEVSRNRLQIPTLLAAIEEFRFDCCIGGARRDEEKARAKERFFSFRDSFGQWDPKNQRPEIWNLYNARLNHGENMRIFPLSNWTEMDVWEYIGKEALQVPGIYFSHPRKCVRRQGQWLPANDLVPPKPNEQVKDLVVRVRTIGDIISTGCIESPAHTVSDIIAEIAAARVTERGSRADDRTSEAAMEDRKRAGYF, encoded by the coding sequence ATGCATAGTTACCACTTGGACCACCTCCAGTATTTGGAAACCGAGGCTATCCATGTGATGCGCGAGGTGGCCGCAGAATTTGAGCGGCCTGCCCTGCTGTTCTCCGGGGGCAAAGACTCCATCTGCCTGTTGCGCCTGGCGGAGAAGGCCTTCCGCCCTTCCGATATCCCGATGCCGCTGCTCAACATTGACACCGGGCATCACTTCCCGGAGTTGAACGAGTTCCGCGACCGCCGGGCCGCTGAGTTGGGCTGCAAACTCATCGTGCGAACCGTCGAGAGCGCCATCGCCAACGGCACCGCCGTGCCTGCCCCCGGCGAGGTCAGCCGCAACCGCCTGCAAATCCCCACGCTGCTGGCCGCCATCGAGGAGTTCCGCTTCGATTGCTGCATCGGTGGCGCCCGCCGGGACGAGGAGAAGGCCCGCGCCAAGGAACGCTTTTTTAGCTTCCGCGACAGCTTTGGCCAGTGGGATCCAAAGAACCAGCGCCCGGAAATCTGGAACCTCTATAACGCGCGCCTCAACCACGGCGAGAACATGCGCATCTTTCCCCTCAGCAACTGGACCGAGATGGATGTGTGGGAGTACATCGGCAAGGAGGCCCTCCAAGTGCCCGGCATTTACTTCAGCCATCCCCGCAAGTGCGTTCGCCGTCAGGGGCAATGGCTGCCGGCAAACGATCTCGTACCCCCAAAACCGAACGAGCAAGTCAAAGACCTCGTCGTGCGCGTCCGCACGATCGGCGATATCATAAGCACCGGCTGCATCGAGTCGCCCGCACACACGGTTAGCGACATCATCGCTGAGATCGCCGCCGCGCGCGTCACCGAACGCGGCTCCCGCGCCGACGACAGAACTTCCGAAGCCGCCATGGAAGATCGCAAACGCGCCGGGTATTTCTAG